In Haematobia irritans isolate KBUSLIRL chromosome 1, ASM5000362v1, whole genome shotgun sequence, a genomic segment contains:
- the drn gene encoding zinc finger AN1-type doctor no isoform X2, protein MERESNPMQPMCRSGCGFYGNPATDGLCSVCYKDSLRKKQQPPVGSTPVSVPSPQPSPTFSPAITIPSAAQPTVQSLQQQHNEIKEKINEENTAKTSSEAAASASAGPSTSTEPAEDDKDKEDDKDSKKKKNRCSECRKKVGLTGFLCRCGGLYCAVHRYSDKHNCTFDYREHGAQEIRRNNPVVVGEKIQKI, encoded by the exons ATGGAACGTGAATCAAATCCGATGCAACCTATGTGCCGCTCTGGTTGCGGCTTCTATGGCAACCCGGCCACAGATGGTTTGTGCTCTGTTTGCTACAAG GATTCCTTGAGAAAAAAGCAGCAACCACCTGTAGGCAGCACACCCGTTTCAGTTCCAAGCCCACAACCAAGCCCCACATTTAGTCCAGCCATAACAATACCATCTGCAGCACAGCCAACAGTACAGAGTTTACAGCAGCAACATAATGAAATTAAAGAG aaaataaatGAAGAAAACACAGCCAAAACTAGCAGCGAAGCAGCCGCCTCCGCATCCGCCGGTCCTTCAACTTCCACCGAACCAGCAGAAGATGATAAAGACAAGGAAGATGACAAAGATTCGAAAAAGAAAAAGAATCGCTGCTCTGAATGCCGCAAGAAAGTTGGCTTGACAG GTTTCCTTTGCCGATGCGGTGGTTTATACTGTGCTGTTCATCGATACAGTGACAAGCACAATTGCACATTCGATTATCGGGAACATGGAGCCCAAGAGATCAGACGCAATAATCCGGTAGTAGTTggcgaaaaaatacaaaaaatttga
- the drn gene encoding zinc finger AN1-type doctor no isoform X1: MENGNKKKSSSSPRENQSQKRRSSTREKLTRNVDSKRTSSNSTSTISENPKTNRGNNNKSLSKESSLDSSSRNQYNTVKRNGEGESIDKNNQNLKKRNSTTTTKITKKENLNNIPLAKEQSSTFSSSNIKQNQENKVIDHLALKASTSIQSKEYQNDKSSNKEKYLESDTPLSQKTQSAKKDENISDSSLPTTSRKRKINEENTAKTSSEAAASASAGPSTSTEPAEDDKDKEDDKDSKKKKNRCSECRKKVGLTGFLCRCGGLYCAVHRYSDKHNCTFDYREHGAQEIRRNNPVVVGEKIQKI; the protein is encoded by the exons ATGGAAAAcggaaataagaaaaaatcatcTTCATCTCCAAGGGAAAATCAAAGCCAGAAAAGGAGAAGTAGTACTCGTGAAAAATTAACGAGAAATGTTGATTCCAAGCGAACATCATCAAACTCCACCTCCACTATATCGGAAAACCCAAAAACGAATAGAGGGAATAATAATAAATCTTTATCTAAAGAAAGTTCCTTGGATTCCTCTTCTAGAAATCAATACAATACAGTTAAAAGAAATGGTGAGGGAGAAtccattgataaaaataatcaaaatttgaagaaaagaaATTCAACGACTACAactaaaatcacaaaaaaagaaaatttgaataatattcCACTCGCTAAGGAacaatcttctacattttcTTCATCGAATATCAaacaaaatcaagaaaacaaaGTCATCGATCATTTAGCTTTAAAGGCCAGTACTTCTATTCAGAGCAAAGAATATCAGAATGACAAATcatcaaataaagaaaaatatttggaatcAGACACTCCTCTGTCCCAAAAGACACAAAGTGCTAAAAAAGATGAAAATATTTCGGATTCTTCATTGCCCACCACATCCAGAAAAagg aaaataaatGAAGAAAACACAGCCAAAACTAGCAGCGAAGCAGCCGCCTCCGCATCCGCCGGTCCTTCAACTTCCACCGAACCAGCAGAAGATGATAAAGACAAGGAAGATGACAAAGATTCGAAAAAGAAAAAGAATCGCTGCTCTGAATGCCGCAAGAAAGTTGGCTTGACAG GTTTCCTTTGCCGATGCGGTGGTTTATACTGTGCTGTTCATCGATACAGTGACAAGCACAATTGCACATTCGATTATCGGGAACATGGAGCCCAAGAGATCAGACGCAATAATCCGGTAGTAGTTggcgaaaaaatacaaaaaatttga